From a region of the Panicum virgatum strain AP13 chromosome 2K, P.virgatum_v5, whole genome shotgun sequence genome:
- the LOC120669557 gene encoding glutathione S-transferase T3-like, producing the protein MSINVSLLQISVETNRTAKRRHWSHEEEVRLASAWLNNSNDSIQGNGKKGDTFWKDITAEFNSNAPADRQRDTNQLKIHWSRLKTVINDFNGCWTQATRVNKSGASDDQLMDESLKLFEVRFKKPFTLIHWWRTLKNQPSWRKKSSNHMFPYLLMMT; encoded by the exons ATGTCTATAAATGTATCTCTACTGCAAATTTCTGTCGAGACAAATCGGACAGCTAAGAGAAGGCATTGGTCACATGAAGAGGAAGTTCGATTG GCGAGTGCTTGGCTGAACAATTCTAATGACTCAATACAAGGGAATGGCAAGAAGGGTGATACATTTTGGAAGGATATCACTGCAGAGTTTAACAGCAACGCACCGGCAGATCGTCAAAGGGACACTAATCAGCTGAAGATTCACTGGTCACGCTTGAAAACAGTTatcaatgacttcaatggatGTTGGACTCAGGCGACTAGAGTGAATAAGAGTGGAGCGTCTGATGATCAGTTGATGGATGAGTCACTTAAATTGTTTGAAGTCCGATTTAAGAAGCCTTTCACTCTGATTCATTGGTGGAGGACTCTCAAGAACCAACCCAGCTGGAGAAAGAAAAGC